In Sideroxyarcus emersonii, one DNA window encodes the following:
- a CDS encoding response regulator transcription factor has product MNIHGRVFIVDDDADVRDALTVLLETAGYSVAAFSCAEDFLSLCIPNCAECPFVDKSSPIVPAAVNQCAGCMIVDVSMPGISGPMLQHELHQRGVQLPVIFLSGHGTIQTTVSTIKAGAIDFLTKPVKGSILLDRVKEALQQSAQIKKQSAEYRIVISRFASLTEREKEVMLLAVAGLTSKEIAQRLAISFRTVEIHRAHVMHKMEATNLLELARIVQIAQSQQN; this is encoded by the coding sequence ATGAATATTCATGGCAGGGTATTCATCGTGGATGACGACGCAGATGTGCGTGACGCACTTACTGTACTGCTCGAAACCGCAGGTTATTCTGTCGCCGCGTTTTCGTGTGCAGAGGATTTTCTCAGCCTGTGTATTCCGAATTGCGCGGAATGTCCTTTTGTCGATAAAAGCAGCCCCATCGTACCTGCTGCGGTAAACCAGTGTGCCGGATGCATGATTGTCGATGTCAGCATGCCTGGCATAAGCGGGCCGATGCTCCAGCATGAATTGCATCAGCGCGGCGTGCAGCTTCCCGTTATCTTCCTTTCCGGACATGGCACCATCCAGACAACGGTGAGTACCATCAAGGCCGGAGCGATAGACTTCCTGACCAAGCCCGTGAAGGGTTCAATATTGCTCGATCGGGTAAAAGAGGCCTTGCAGCAAAGTGCGCAAATAAAGAAGCAGTCGGCAGAATATCGTATCGTGATTTCTCGCTTTGCATCGCTTACGGAACGCGAGAAGGAGGTGATGCTGCTGGCGGTGGCAGGGCTTACCAGCAAGGAAATCGCCCAGCGGCTTGCCATCAGTTTTCGTACTGTCGAAATTCATCGGGCTCATGTCATGCATAAGATGGAGGCCACGAATCTGCTCGAACTTGCACGTATAGTGCAGATCGCCCAATCGCAACAGAACTGA
- a CDS encoding NADH-quinone oxidoreductase subunit M: MIFGYPLLSAAIWLPILFGLLVLATGNDRNARMARIIALVGAVLGFLVTIPLYTGFDRMTSDMQFVEMKDWIVRFNIHYHLGVDGISVLFVLLNSFFTPLVVIAGWQVIEKRVAQYMAAFLIMSGLVNGVFVALDAMLFYVFWEAMLIPMFIIIGVWGGPNRVYAALKFFLYTLLGSLLMLVALLYLYHKSGGSFEILDFHHMAMPSLTAQILVFIAFFMAFSVKVPMFPVHTWLPDAHVEAPTGGSVVLAAIMLKVGAYGFIRFSMPITPDASHYLAPVMIALSLIAVVYIGLVALTQADMKKLVAYSSISHMGFVTLGFFIFNAYGMEGALLQMISHGFISGALFLCIGVLYDRVHSRQIVDYGGVANKMPVFAAFFMLFAMANSGLPGTSGFVGEFMVIMGAVKANFWFAFAAASTLIFGAAYTLWMYKRVIFGAVANDHVAHLRDIGSREKLVFVILAITVLGMGLYPLPFADIMHASVNDLLVHLATPKVLN, from the coding sequence ATGATTTTCGGATATCCCCTGTTAAGCGCTGCCATCTGGTTGCCCATCCTCTTCGGCTTGCTGGTGCTGGCGACCGGCAATGACCGCAATGCAAGAATGGCGCGCATCATCGCGCTGGTTGGCGCCGTCCTGGGCTTCCTGGTGACGATCCCGCTGTATACCGGGTTCGATCGCATGACCAGCGACATGCAGTTCGTCGAGATGAAGGACTGGATCGTACGTTTCAACATCCACTACCACCTCGGGGTGGACGGCATCTCGGTATTGTTTGTGCTGCTCAACAGCTTTTTCACGCCGCTGGTGGTGATCGCCGGCTGGCAGGTGATCGAAAAGCGCGTGGCGCAATACATGGCGGCCTTCCTGATCATGTCCGGGTTGGTGAACGGCGTGTTCGTGGCGCTGGATGCGATGTTGTTCTACGTGTTCTGGGAAGCGATGCTGATCCCCATGTTCATCATCATCGGCGTGTGGGGTGGCCCGAACCGCGTGTATGCCGCGCTCAAGTTCTTCCTCTACACCTTGCTCGGTTCGCTGCTGATGCTGGTGGCCCTGCTTTATCTGTATCACAAGTCTGGCGGCAGTTTCGAGATCCTCGATTTCCATCACATGGCGATGCCGTCGCTGACCGCGCAGATCCTGGTGTTCATCGCATTCTTCATGGCGTTCTCGGTGAAGGTGCCGATGTTCCCGGTGCATACCTGGTTGCCCGATGCGCACGTCGAAGCACCCACCGGCGGCTCGGTGGTGCTGGCGGCGATCATGCTGAAGGTGGGCGCTTACGGCTTCATCCGTTTCTCCATGCCCATCACGCCCGATGCCAGCCACTATCTGGCTCCGGTGATGATCGCGTTGTCGCTGATCGCGGTGGTGTATATCGGCTTGGTCGCGCTGACCCAGGCCGACATGAAGAAGCTGGTGGCCTACTCCTCCATTTCGCACATGGGATTCGTCACGCTCGGCTTTTTCATCTTCAATGCCTACGGCATGGAAGGCGCGTTGCTGCAGATGATCTCCCATGGCTTTATCTCCGGCGCGCTGTTCCTGTGTATCGGCGTGCTGTATGACCGGGTGCATTCGCGCCAGATCGTCGATTACGGCGGCGTGGCCAACAAGATGCCGGTGTTCGCTGCCTTCTTCATGCTGTTCGCCATGGCCAACAGCGGCTTGCCGGGAACCAGCGGCTTCGTCGGCGAGTTCATGGTGATCATGGGGGCGGTGAAAGCCAATTTCTGGTTTGCCTTCGCGGCGGCCAGCACGCTGATCTTCGGCGCGGCCTATACGCTGTGGATGTACAAGCGCGTGATCTTCGGCGCGGTCGCCAACGATCATGTCGCCCATCTGCGCGATATCGGTTCGCGCGAGAAGCTCGTCTTCGTCATTCTGGCCATCACGGTGCTGGGCATGGGACTGTATCCGCTGCCGTTCGCCGATATCATGCACGCATCGGTGAACGACCTGTTGGTGCATCTGGCTACCCCCAAAGTTCTGAATTGA
- a CDS encoding NUDIX hydrolase, translated as MDLTEKQLDSQVMYNGGFLEVLKDTVLLPDGSTSTREYITHPGAVAVLALLDNGNLVMERQYRYPLHREFIELPAGKIDGGEDILVTAQRELLEETGYVAREWIHLTTAWPCIGYADERMEYFLARGLTHQGSKLDDGEFLEVFELSLGEAIEWIRLGKISDSKTIVGLFWLDKVLNGGWDAPK; from the coding sequence ATGGATCTGACAGAGAAGCAGCTCGATAGCCAAGTCATGTACAACGGCGGTTTCCTCGAAGTGCTCAAGGATACGGTGCTGCTGCCCGACGGCAGTACCAGCACGCGCGAATACATCACCCATCCCGGTGCGGTCGCGGTACTGGCATTGCTCGATAACGGCAATCTGGTGATGGAGCGCCAATACCGCTATCCGCTGCACCGCGAATTCATCGAGCTGCCTGCCGGCAAGATCGATGGCGGCGAAGATATCCTCGTTACTGCGCAACGCGAACTGCTGGAAGAGACCGGTTATGTGGCGCGCGAATGGATCCATCTCACCACGGCCTGGCCATGCATCGGCTATGCCGATGAGCGCATGGAATATTTTCTGGCGCGCGGATTGACGCACCAGGGCAGCAAGCTGGATGACGGCGAATTCCTAGAAGTGTTCGAGCTCTCCCTGGGCGAAGCCATCGAATGGATCCGTCTGGGCAAGATCAGCGACAGTAAAACCATTGTCGGTTTGTTCTGGCTGGACAAGGTTCTGAACGGGGGCTGGGACGCACCCAAATAA
- the nuoN gene encoding NADH-quinone oxidoreductase subunit NuoN has protein sequence MNLLSSLSPAYAEIFLLVMVSAILIVDLFIVNYTKTLTYLLVQISLLGCSLITVATHEDGIVHMFHHMFVDDLMSDVLKLLTYLSVSMMLVYSRSYLMARGLFTGEFLALVLFATLGMMVMISASNFLSLYLGLELLALSLYALVALQRDSAIATESAMKYFILGAMASGFLLYGMSMLYGATGSLDVNNVADVIRHGTPNKPLLVFGLAFVVAGLAFKLGAVPFHMWVPDVYHGAPTAMTMFIGSAPKLAAFAFVMRILVEAMQPLMVDWSGMLMILAVLSMAVGNITAIAQTNIKRMFAYSTIAHMGFMLVGILSGTIEGYGSAMFYAVVYVLMSLGGFGMIMLLSREGFEADTLNDFKGLNQRSPWLAFMMLLLMFSMAGVPPTVGFYAKFSVLNAAVQAGHLPLVVMAVLFSLIGAFYYLRIVKLMYFDAPESHEKLYIQPDSSLLISINGLAVLILGILPNTLMSVCAVSVQQSLLH, from the coding sequence ATGAATCTTCTCTCGTCCTTGTCCCCGGCCTATGCAGAGATATTCCTGCTCGTGATGGTGAGTGCGATCCTCATCGTGGATTTGTTCATCGTCAATTACACCAAGACCCTGACCTATCTGCTGGTGCAGATCAGCCTGCTGGGATGTTCGCTGATCACGGTGGCGACGCATGAAGACGGCATCGTGCATATGTTCCACCACATGTTCGTGGACGACCTGATGTCGGATGTGCTCAAGCTGCTGACCTACCTGTCGGTGTCCATGATGCTGGTGTATTCGCGCAGCTACCTGATGGCGCGCGGGCTGTTCACCGGCGAGTTCCTTGCGCTGGTGCTGTTCGCCACGCTGGGCATGATGGTGATGATCTCGGCCAGCAACTTCCTGTCTTTGTACCTGGGCCTGGAATTGCTGGCATTGAGCCTGTACGCACTGGTCGCGTTGCAGCGCGACTCTGCCATTGCTACCGAATCGGCGATGAAATACTTTATCCTGGGGGCGATGGCTTCCGGTTTCCTGCTCTACGGCATGTCCATGTTGTACGGGGCAACCGGTTCGCTGGACGTGAACAACGTCGCCGACGTCATTCGCCACGGTACGCCGAACAAGCCGCTGCTGGTGTTCGGCTTGGCGTTTGTCGTGGCCGGGCTGGCGTTCAAGCTGGGTGCGGTACCGTTCCATATGTGGGTGCCTGACGTCTATCACGGTGCGCCGACTGCGATGACCATGTTCATCGGTTCCGCGCCAAAGCTGGCGGCGTTCGCATTCGTCATGCGCATCCTGGTGGAAGCGATGCAGCCGCTGATGGTCGATTGGTCCGGCATGCTGATGATCCTGGCGGTGCTGTCCATGGCCGTGGGCAACATCACGGCGATCGCGCAGACCAACATCAAGCGCATGTTTGCTTACTCGACCATCGCCCATATGGGTTTCATGCTGGTCGGCATCCTCAGCGGAACCATCGAGGGCTACGGCTCTGCCATGTTCTATGCGGTGGTCTACGTGCTGATGAGCCTGGGCGGTTTCGGCATGATCATGCTGTTGTCGCGCGAAGGTTTCGAGGCGGATACGCTCAACGATTTCAAGGGGCTTAACCAGCGCAGCCCGTGGCTCGCCTTCATGATGCTGCTGCTGATGTTCTCCATGGCCGGCGTACCGCCTACCGTGGGCTTCTATGCCAAGTTCTCGGTGCTGAACGCCGCGGTCCAGGCGGGGCACCTCCCGCTGGTGGTCATGGCGGTGCTGTTCTCGCTGATCGGCGCTTTCTATTACCTGCGTATCGTCAAGCTGATGTATTTCGATGCTCCGGAAAGCCATGAAAAACTCTACATCCAGCCGGACAGCAGCCTGTTGATATCCATCAACGGCCTTGCCGTGCTGATACTCGGGATATTGCCCAATACGCTGATGTCGGTGTGCGCCGTCTCGGTGCAACAGTCGTTGCTGCACTGA
- a CDS encoding YceI family protein → MNKSLNMLLALLFVTPSYAADTYTIDPTHTWPAFEINHLGYSTQRGRFNKSSGKISLDMAARKGSVDITIETDSLDMGFARWNERMKGEEFFHVVQYPTIRFISDTLIFDGDKVVGAEGKFTLLGTTRPLTLHVDNFHCSPFPLTRKMHCGADISATISRTQFGMAKFVPMIGDEVRLYSPIEADKD, encoded by the coding sequence ATGAACAAATCGTTGAACATGCTGCTCGCCCTCCTGTTCGTCACCCCGTCATACGCAGCCGACACCTACACCATCGACCCCACGCACACCTGGCCGGCATTCGAGATCAACCACCTCGGTTACTCGACCCAGCGCGGACGCTTCAACAAGTCCAGCGGCAAGATCTCCCTGGATATGGCCGCCAGGAAGGGCAGCGTCGATATCACCATAGAGACGGACTCTCTGGACATGGGTTTCGCCAGATGGAACGAACGCATGAAGGGGGAGGAGTTTTTCCACGTCGTGCAATACCCGACTATCCGTTTCATCTCGGACACTCTGATCTTCGACGGCGACAAGGTCGTCGGTGCTGAAGGGAAATTCACCCTGCTCGGCACAACGCGTCCGCTTACTCTGCACGTCGACAATTTTCATTGCTCGCCTTTCCCCCTCACGCGGAAGATGCATTGCGGCGCGGACATATCCGCCACCATCTCGCGCACTCAATTCGGCATGGCAAAATTCGTTCCCATGATCGGCGACGAAGTCAGGCTCTACTCCCCGATCGAGGCTGACAAGGACTGA
- a CDS encoding c-type cytochrome: MKSIIVSMTVVAGMMVAGSAMAVDMPPLAKKNNCVACHAIDHKVVGPAWMDVSKKYKGATKYKYSNNGSNAPDAKEYPLVEGLMMKVSKGGHGNWGSAAMVPNDPAGTKQGEIKELVEFVLGLAK; encoded by the coding sequence ATGAAGTCGATTATCGTAAGCATGACAGTAGTTGCAGGAATGATGGTTGCAGGTAGCGCAATGGCGGTCGATATGCCGCCACTGGCAAAGAAGAATAACTGTGTTGCTTGCCACGCAATCGACCACAAGGTGGTGGGGCCGGCTTGGATGGATGTGTCGAAAAAGTACAAGGGCGCAACCAAGTACAAATATTCGAATAACGGTTCCAACGCACCTGATGCCAAGGAGTATCCGCTGGTTGAGGGCCTGATGATGAAGGTTTCCAAGGGCGGACATGGTAACTGGGGTTCCGCTGCGATGGTTCCCAATGATCCGGCTGGGACGAAACAAGGCGAGATCAAGGAGTTGGTTGAATTCGTACTCGGCTTGGCCAAGTAA
- a CDS encoding FecR domain-containing protein: MITQGNILKNLSGLLILLILSPAVCAAELFGTVDALSGSASLIDQAGQATSIAIGMNIYEGQSINSEADGEVHLVTEDGGIIAVRPNTVFRVDEYKADGGAADKIFMSLLKGTIRSITGWIGKFDNSAYRITTPTATIGVRGTDHETTVIEKGNGDEPGTYDNVNEGVTVMKTPQGSAEVTPGKFAFASRERPAPPFFLAQRPHFLSDRRLKIEDRIQQRKDILRGRLNQMREERINRVKSLQGNRRSANESGMNIRNQQREQKAEHRRELRAQHYEQARQPQAHRAETAWENRQALQRGKGTHNMQRRENRQNDIYPGEKNRHAAERNQHMKMRRE; this comes from the coding sequence ATGATCACGCAAGGAAACATCTTGAAAAACCTGTCCGGATTACTGATATTGCTGATACTCAGCCCCGCCGTTTGTGCTGCAGAGTTATTTGGCACCGTAGACGCGCTCTCCGGCAGTGCCAGCCTGATCGACCAAGCCGGTCAGGCCACCTCCATTGCGATCGGCATGAACATCTATGAAGGCCAAAGCATCAACTCCGAGGCAGACGGCGAAGTGCACCTTGTCACAGAGGACGGTGGCATCATCGCCGTGCGCCCCAATACCGTATTTCGCGTAGACGAATATAAGGCCGATGGCGGTGCCGCGGACAAGATCTTCATGTCATTACTCAAAGGCACTATTCGGTCGATTACGGGCTGGATAGGCAAGTTCGACAATTCTGCCTATCGCATCACCACCCCTACTGCCACCATCGGCGTCCGCGGAACCGATCATGAAACCACCGTGATCGAGAAGGGAAACGGCGATGAACCCGGCACCTATGACAACGTCAACGAAGGCGTCACCGTCATGAAGACCCCTCAAGGCAGTGCCGAAGTAACTCCCGGCAAATTCGCGTTCGCCTCCAGGGAAAGACCTGCCCCGCCGTTCTTTTTAGCCCAACGGCCGCATTTTTTGTCGGATCGCAGATTGAAAATTGAAGACCGCATCCAGCAGCGCAAGGACATATTACGCGGTCGACTCAATCAGATGCGGGAAGAACGAATCAACCGGGTGAAATCTCTCCAGGGTAATCGCAGGTCAGCCAATGAATCGGGAATGAATATCCGCAACCAGCAACGCGAACAGAAGGCAGAACACCGCCGCGAACTTCGCGCTCAGCACTATGAACAGGCACGACAGCCGCAGGCACATCGTGCGGAGACAGCGTGGGAAAACCGCCAAGCACTGCAGAGAGGGAAAGGCACGCACAACATGCAACGCAGGGAAAACAGGCAAAACGATATCTACCCTGGAGAGAAAAACAGACACGCCGCGGAACGGAACCAACATATGAAAATGAGGCGCGAATAA
- the nuoL gene encoding NADH-quinone oxidoreductase subunit L: protein MDMQSLYLLVPLAPLLGAIAAGLFGKVLGRTWSHRITIMLVAVSFFASLAIFRDVMAGHLFNGTVYKWLASDVTSFEVGFLIDRLTVMMMLVVTFVSLMVHIYTIGYMEEDPGYQRFFSYISLFTFSMLMLVMANNFMQLFFGWEAVGLVSYLLIGFWYTRPTAIYANLKAFLVNRVGDFGFLLGIGLVLMVFGTLDYQSVFANAHNYANDMAPIPGISVGLLTAICILLFIGAMGKSAQFPLHVWLPDSMEGPTPISALIHAATMVTAGIFMVARMSPLFELSDTALSFVMVIGAITALFMGFLGIIQNDIKRVVAYSTLSQLGYMTVALGASAYSVAVFHLMTHAFFKALLFLAAGSVIIAMHHDQDIRNMGGLRKYMPITWITSLIGSLALIGTPFFSGFYSKDSIIEAVEHSNLAGSGFAYVAVVLGVFITAFYSFRMYFLVFHGEERFGKDHHDHQGDHADEETSHDHHHGLAPGQKPHETSWVVTLPLVLLAIPSVIIGFVAIEPMLFGDFFLDAIHVSHSHPAMEELREEFHGPVAMVLHALTDLPFWFAFAGAGCAWYFYMKRPDIPAAIQKKFSAIYTLLDQKYYFDRFNDWFFAGGARGTSRLLWKFGDVKLIDGFFVNGSAKVVGMFSGVLRGFQTGYVYHYAFWMIIGVSALLTVRTWFE from the coding sequence ATGGATATGCAGAGTCTGTATTTGCTGGTTCCCCTGGCCCCGTTGCTCGGTGCCATCGCTGCAGGATTGTTCGGCAAGGTGCTGGGCCGTACCTGGTCGCACCGGATCACGATCATGCTGGTGGCCGTTTCCTTCTTCGCTTCGCTGGCGATCTTCCGGGATGTGATGGCCGGTCACCTGTTCAACGGCACGGTCTACAAGTGGCTGGCTTCCGACGTCACCAGCTTCGAGGTCGGCTTCCTGATCGATCGCCTGACCGTGATGATGATGCTGGTGGTGACCTTCGTCTCGCTGATGGTCCATATCTACACTATCGGTTACATGGAAGAAGACCCTGGCTACCAGCGCTTCTTCAGCTACATCTCGCTGTTCACCTTCTCCATGCTGATGCTGGTGATGGCCAACAATTTCATGCAGCTGTTTTTCGGCTGGGAAGCGGTGGGTCTGGTGTCCTACCTGCTGATCGGCTTCTGGTACACGCGCCCCACGGCGATCTATGCCAACCTGAAGGCGTTCCTGGTGAATCGCGTCGGCGACTTCGGTTTCCTGCTCGGCATCGGCCTCGTGCTGATGGTGTTCGGCACGCTGGATTACCAGTCGGTGTTCGCCAATGCGCATAACTATGCGAATGACATGGCGCCCATCCCCGGCATCTCGGTGGGCCTGCTGACCGCGATCTGCATCCTGCTGTTCATCGGCGCGATGGGCAAGAGCGCGCAGTTCCCGCTGCATGTATGGCTGCCCGATTCGATGGAAGGCCCGACTCCGATCTCCGCGCTGATCCACGCCGCGACCATGGTGACCGCAGGTATCTTCATGGTGGCGCGCATGTCGCCGCTGTTCGAGCTGTCCGATACGGCACTGTCCTTCGTGATGGTCATCGGGGCGATCACGGCGCTGTTCATGGGTTTCCTCGGCATCATCCAGAACGACATCAAGCGCGTGGTGGCATATTCCACCTTGTCGCAGCTTGGCTACATGACCGTGGCGCTGGGCGCTTCGGCCTACTCGGTGGCGGTGTTCCACCTGATGACGCATGCTTTCTTCAAGGCGCTGCTGTTCCTTGCGGCCGGTTCCGTCATCATCGCCATGCACCATGACCAGGATATCCGCAACATGGGCGGCCTGCGCAAGTACATGCCGATCACCTGGATCACTTCGCTGATCGGCTCCCTGGCGCTGATCGGCACGCCGTTCTTCTCCGGTTTCTACTCGAAGGACAGCATCATCGAGGCGGTGGAGCACTCTAATTTGGCGGGCTCCGGTTTCGCCTATGTCGCCGTCGTGCTGGGCGTGTTCATCACCGCTTTCTATTCCTTCCGCATGTATTTCCTGGTGTTCCACGGCGAAGAGCGCTTTGGCAAGGATCACCACGACCATCAGGGCGATCATGCCGACGAGGAAACTTCCCATGACCATCATCATGGCCTGGCACCCGGACAGAAACCGCACGAGACTTCCTGGGTGGTGACGCTGCCGCTGGTCCTGCTGGCGATCCCGTCCGTGATCATCGGTTTCGTCGCCATCGAGCCGATGCTGTTCGGCGATTTCTTCCTCGATGCGATCCATGTCAGCCACTCGCATCCTGCCATGGAAGAATTGCGCGAAGAGTTCCACGGCCCGGTGGCCATGGTGTTGCATGCCTTGACCGATCTGCCGTTCTGGTTCGCTTTTGCGGGGGCAGGGTGCGCCTGGTACTTCTACATGAAGCGTCCGGATATCCCGGCTGCCATCCAGAAGAAATTCTCGGCAATCTATACGCTGCTCGACCAGAAATATTATTTCGACCGTTTCAACGACTGGTTCTTCGCCGGTGGCGCACGCGGCACCAGTCGCCTGCTGTGGAAGTTCGGCGATGTGAAGCTGATCGACGGCTTCTTTGTGAACGGCTCGGCCAAAGTGGTCGGCATGTTCTCCGGCGTGCTGCGCGGTTTCCAGACCGGCTACGTCTATCACTACGCATTTTGGATGATCATCGGCGTGTCCGCATTGCTGACAGTGCGGACATGGTTCGAATAA
- the nuoK gene encoding NADH-quinone oxidoreductase subunit NuoK, giving the protein MLNLGLSHYLVLSAVLFAISVVGIFLNRKNLIVLLMAIELMLLAVNTNFVAFSHYLHDTAGQIFVFFILTVAAAEAAIGLAILVVLFRNLRTINVDDLGSLKG; this is encoded by the coding sequence ATGTTGAATCTGGGTCTATCGCATTATCTGGTGTTGAGCGCGGTGCTGTTCGCCATCAGCGTGGTCGGCATCTTCCTGAACCGCAAGAACCTGATCGTGCTGCTGATGGCGATCGAGTTGATGCTGCTGGCGGTCAATACCAACTTCGTTGCCTTCTCCCATTACCTGCACGACACGGCGGGTCAGATATTCGTTTTCTTCATTCTCACCGTGGCTGCCGCTGAAGCGGCGATCGGCCTGGCGATCCTCGTGGTGCTATTCCGCAATCTGCGCACCATCAATGTGGACGATCTCGGCAGCTTGAAAGGTTGA
- a CDS encoding nitroreductase family protein, whose amino-acid sequence MLLSGTAVSGEVIMDCFSEGRRGKSLFEAILARRSVRAYAPQSLPRTTIETLLEAAVHAPTAMLQEPWAFVVVQDTRLLKQISDAVLAGVLDDAHRPDAYGSNYPIGSVTKPDMDVFHGAGTLIVICAKPSAPFVTADCWLAAENLMLAACEMGLGSCVIGSSVVTLNGYRVKTELLDVPSEYSVIAPIIVGVPSGEIPAAVPRKPPLVLAWKARAS is encoded by the coding sequence ATGCTACTTTCCGGCACTGCTGTTTCTGGGGAGGTGATTATGGACTGTTTTAGCGAGGGGCGTCGCGGCAAGAGCTTGTTCGAAGCCATTCTCGCACGACGCAGCGTGCGTGCTTATGCTCCGCAATCTTTGCCCCGTACGACCATCGAAACGCTGCTCGAAGCCGCCGTGCATGCACCAACAGCGATGCTTCAAGAACCATGGGCATTTGTTGTAGTGCAGGACACGCGATTGCTGAAGCAAATCTCCGATGCTGTTCTGGCAGGAGTCCTTGACGATGCACATCGTCCTGACGCGTATGGTTCAAATTATCCTATTGGCAGTGTGACGAAGCCTGATATGGATGTTTTCCATGGCGCGGGAACGTTGATCGTGATTTGCGCCAAGCCTTCGGCGCCATTTGTAACTGCCGATTGCTGGCTTGCGGCTGAGAACCTGATGTTGGCGGCTTGCGAAATGGGATTGGGCAGTTGTGTCATCGGTTCGTCCGTTGTTACCTTGAATGGCTACAGGGTCAAGACGGAGCTGCTTGATGTCCCAAGCGAGTACTCGGTGATTGCGCCGATCATCGTCGGCGTGCCCAGTGGAGAAATTCCTGCCGCCGTGCCAAGAAAGCCCCCTTTAGTGTTGGCCTGGAAGGCACGGGCATCATAG
- a CDS encoding ammonium transporter, producing the protein MENLKVGSDALFILLGAIMVLAMHAGFAFLELGTVRKKNQVNALVKILSDFAVSTLAYFFIGYSIAYGVNFFTGAEELAQKNGYELVKFFFLLTFAAAIPAIVSGGVAERARFNPMLAATFVLVGFVYPFFEGIAWNHRFGVQDWLNASFGAEFHDFAGSVVVHAVGGWIGLAAVLMLGARHGRYNKEGRISAHPPSSIPFLALGAWVLTVGWFGFNVMSAQTIDKISGLVAVNSLMAMVGGTLVALWAGKNDPGFVHNGPLAGLVAVCAGSDVMHPIGALIVGGVAGGLFVWMFTLTQNRWKIDDVLGVWPLHGLCGAWGGIAAGIFGLKAFGGIGGVSLMSQLIGTLMGMAIAMIGGLVVYGSVKKMVGIRLDREEEFNGADLSIHKITATPERESGW; encoded by the coding sequence ATGGAAAACTTGAAGGTCGGAAGTGATGCATTATTCATCTTGCTGGGCGCCATCATGGTGCTGGCAATGCACGCCGGGTTCGCATTCCTGGAGCTGGGGACGGTGCGCAAAAAGAACCAGGTCAATGCGCTGGTCAAGATACTTTCCGATTTCGCGGTTTCTACCTTGGCGTACTTCTTCATCGGTTACAGCATCGCCTACGGCGTCAATTTCTTCACGGGAGCGGAAGAACTGGCGCAGAAGAACGGATATGAGTTGGTGAAGTTTTTCTTCCTGCTGACCTTCGCGGCGGCCATCCCGGCCATCGTTTCCGGCGGGGTGGCAGAGCGTGCCCGTTTCAACCCCATGCTCGCCGCGACCTTTGTGCTCGTCGGTTTTGTCTATCCTTTCTTCGAGGGCATTGCCTGGAACCATCGCTTCGGCGTACAGGATTGGCTGAATGCCAGTTTTGGCGCAGAGTTCCACGATTTTGCCGGCTCCGTGGTCGTGCATGCGGTTGGGGGGTGGATAGGGCTGGCGGCAGTACTGATGCTGGGTGCACGTCATGGCCGATACAACAAGGAAGGACGCATCTCTGCGCATCCGCCGTCGAGCATTCCATTCCTTGCACTTGGCGCATGGGTCTTGACTGTCGGCTGGTTCGGCTTCAACGTCATGTCGGCGCAGACCATCGACAAGATCAGCGGCCTGGTCGCAGTAAATTCCTTGATGGCCATGGTGGGCGGTACGCTGGTCGCGCTGTGGGCCGGCAAGAACGACCCCGGTTTCGTGCATAATGGCCCGCTTGCCGGGTTGGTGGCGGTTTGTGCCGGGTCGGATGTGATGCATCCGATCGGTGCCCTCATCGTTGGAGGTGTGGCCGGCGGCCTGTTCGTCTGGATGTTCACCCTGACGCAGAACCGTTGGAAGATCGATGACGTGCTCGGCGTCTGGCCGCTGCATGGTTTGTGCGGTGCCTGGGGCGGGATTGCAGCAGGCATTTTCGGTTTGAAAGCGTTCGGCGGTATCGGCGGCGTCAGTTTGATGTCCCAACTGATCGGCACCTTGATGGGGATGGCCATCGCCATGATCGGCGGCCTGGTGGTCTATGGTTCGGTGAAAAAGATGGTCGGTATCCGTCTGGATAGGGAAGAGGAGTTCAACGGCGCTGACCTGAGCATCCACAAGATCACTGCCACGCCGGAACGCGAGTCTGGCTGGTAG